The Ranitomeya imitator isolate aRanImi1 chromosome 8, aRanImi1.pri, whole genome shotgun sequence genome window below encodes:
- the LOC138647456 gene encoding deoxyribonuclease gamma-like, whose translation MKIASFNVRRFGLKKCTNSKVFSHITKIVSRYDIIVLLEVFDAKEKAAKKLVDELNSTCADGVSYTYIISKPLGRNDYKEQYLFIFRGDLVSVKEQYQYEEMQEGDEDSFAREPFILRFESKKTAVKDFVLIPVHTTPKDSVQEIDELYDVYLDVKKKWETKNIMFLGDFNADGAYVSGKKMKTIRLRTDKSFHWLIADDKDTTATNTTDCSYDRIVVHDDLFQHIVPNSAKPFNFQEEYKLTDEEALNVSDHYPVEVELQGKGKAAKKK comes from the exons ATGAAGATTGCCTCGTTCAACGTCCGCAGGTTTGGCCTGAAGAAATGCACCAACTCCAAAGTGTTCTCACACATTACCAAG ATTGTGTCACGCTACGACATCATCGTGCTACTGGAAGTCTTTGATGCAAAGGAGAAAGCAGCAAAAAAACTTGTGGATGAGTTAAACAG CACATGTGCGGATGGTGTATCGTATACATACATAATAAGCAAACCTTTGGGAAGAAATGACTATAAGGAGCAATATCTCTTCATCTTCAG GGGTGACTTGGTGTCGGTGAAGGAGCAGTACCAGTATGAGGAGATGCAGGAGGGGGATGAGGATTCCTTTGCAAGAGAACCTTTTATTCTCAGATTCGAATCCAAAAAGACAG CTGTGAAGGATTTCGTCCTTATCCCGGTGCACACAACCCCCAAAGACTCCGTCCAGGAGATCGATGAGCTGTATGATGTCTATCTTGATGTTAAAAAGAAGTGGGAGACTAAG AATATTATGTTTCTGGGAGATTTCAATGCCGATGGAGCGTACGTCTCGGGCAAAAAAATGAAAACGATAAGACTGAGGACGGATAAAAGCTTCCACTGGTTGATTGCCGATGACAAAGACACTACGGCCACCAATACGACGGACTGCTCATACGACCG GATAGTCGTTCACGATGACCTGTTCCAGCATATCGTCCCGAACTCAGCCAAGCCCTTCAACTTCCAGGAAGAATATAAACTGACTGATGAGGAG GCGTTGAACGTGAGCGATCACTATCCGGTAGAAGTGGAGCTGCAAGGAAAAGGAAAAGCTGCCAAGAAGAAATGA